One Apodemus sylvaticus chromosome 14, mApoSyl1.1, whole genome shotgun sequence DNA window includes the following coding sequences:
- the Gpx5 gene encoding epididymal secretory glutathione peroxidase, producing MATRLRVFYLVPLLLASYVQTTPRPEKMKMNCYKDVKGTIYDYEALSLNGKELIPFQQYAGKHVLFVNVATYCGLTIQYPELNALQEDLKPFGLVILGFPCNQFGKQEPGDNSEILPGLKYVRPGKGFLPNFQLFAKGDVNGEKEQKIFTFLKRSCPHPSETVAMSKHTFWEPIKVHDIRWNFEKFLVGPNGVPVMRWFHQAPVSTVKSDIMAYLNQFKTI from the exons ATGGCTACGCGGTTAAGAGTCTTCTATCTTGTTCCTCTTCTTCTAGCCAGCTATGTGCAGACAACGCCCAGGCCGGAAAAGATGAAG ATGAACTGCTACAAAGACGTGAAAGGCACCATCTATGACTACGAGGCTCTCTCTCTTAACGGGAAGGAACTCATTCCGTTCCAGCAGTATGCAGGGAAGCACGTCCTCTTTGTCAATGTGGCTACCTATTGTGGTCTGACAATCCAGTACCCTG AACTGAATGCACTCCAGGAGGATCTGAAGCCATTTGGTTTGGTTATATTGGGCTTTCCCTGCAACCAATTTGGAAAGCAAGAGCCAGGAGACAATTCGGAGATTCTTCCAGGGCTCAA GTATGTTCGTCCAGGAAAAGGATTTTTACCTAATTTCCAGCTTTTTGCAAAAGGAGACGTAAATggtgaaaaagaacagaaaatcttTACCTTTTTGAAG CGCTCCTGTCCACACCCCTCCGAGACTGTGGCCATGAGCAAACATACCTTCTGGGAGCCAATAAAAGTTCACGACATCCGCTGGAACTTTGAGAAGTTCCTGGTGGGGCCCAATGGCGTCCCTGTCATGCGCTGGTtccaccaggctcctgtcagcactgTCAAGTCTGACATCATGGCATACCTGAACCAATTCAAAACCATATAG